A window of Longimicrobium sp. genomic DNA:
CGCCCGGCGAGTCCGAAACGCTGCTCGCCCCCGCGGCCGGCGGCCCGTACGCCGCGCCGCAGCCGGGGGGCGCCATCCGCATGCCGCCGCGCGGAAAGGGCCCCAGGCGCACGGTGCTGGAGCGCATCTTCGAGGCGCGCAGCCGCCCGTACCTGCGGCTGGCCGTGTACTACGTCCTGCTGATCGCGATCATGGCGTCGCTCGTGTACTTCGTGCCCGCCATCCGCGACGCGCTGGTGGCGCCCACGCTGCTGCCGCCGCGCGAGGGCGGGCTGATGACCGCCGGCCCCATCACCGCCGAGCTGGGGCGCAAGCTGTCGCTGGACGAGGCGCTGCACCGCATCCTCACCACACTGCTGGTGATCGCCGGGGCGCTGCTGCTGGTGGTGCCGGTGGCCTGGGTGTACATGCTGACCAAGCGCTTCCGCTACGACCCGGCGCTGGTGGCCTCGGTCATCATCCTGCCCATCGTGGTGGCCGGCACCTCGATGGTGGTGAAGAACTCGCTGGCGCTGGCCTTCTCGCTGGCCGGGATCGTGGCCGCGGTGCGCTTCCGCAACACGCTGAAGGACCCGCGCGACGCCGTCTACATCT
This region includes:
- a CDS encoding DUF4956 domain-containing protein; this translates as MARDNHEGAEPVIPPGESETLLAPAAGGPYAAPQPGGAIRMPPRGKGPRRTVLERIFEARSRPYLRLAVYYVLLIAIMASLVYFVPAIRDALVAPTLLPPREGGLMTAGPITAELGRKLSLDEALHRILTTLLVIAGALLLVVPVAWVYMLTKRFRYDPALVASVIILPIVVAGTSMVVKNSLALAFSLAGIVAAVRFRNTLKDPRDAVYIFLVIAIGLSAGVQALDVALAISIAFNFVVLTVWKFNVGSIYSGSFGRTGVLSVGDPALLVAEEPSQQRAVRRRMLAADGDMRTDGVLLVHSSEPDTARNTVQEALADLARDWRLVDVVPRGTVHTLEYLVRMKKGITPPDLVGALDERWSVQVEAAEFFPMRTRQRKRTKNSGKRGKD